GACTCGCTGCGCTGGCTCGAACAGTACCTCCTGAACTACGAGCACAGCTACCTCATCGTCTCGCACGACCGCTTCTTTCTCGACAAACTCACCACCAAGACGCTCGAAATCGCCTTTCAGGAGATCACCGAGTACAAGGGCAACTATAGCTATTACGAAAAGGAGAAGGCCGAGCGCTACACGCTCATGATGTCGCGCTACGAGAACGACCTCAAGAAGATGGCAGATCTGAAGTCGTTCGTGGATCGCTTCCGCTACAAGGCCACCAAGGCGCGGCAGGCGCAGAGCCGCTTGCGCCAGATGCAGAAGCTCGAAGAGGAGTTGCAGGCCCCGGAGGAGGATCTGTCGCAGATTTCCTTCTCCTTCCCGAAAGCGAGACCGTCAGGCCGGGAAGTGCTGCGGCTTGAGGGGGTCTCGAAGTCGTTTACGCTGCCGGACGGCTCGATCAAAAACGTGCTGCGCGACATCGATCTGGAGATCATGCGCGGCGACCGCATCGCCATCGTCGGCTCGAACGGCGCGGGCAAGACGACGTTTTGCCGCATTCTCGCCGACGAGATCGACTTCGAAGGCAATCGTCAGACCGGCCACCACGTCAGCATGAACTACTTTGCGCAGCACCAGACCGACAACCTTTCGCCCGAAAAGAGCGTGCTTCAGGAGATGATGGACGCCGCCCCGACCTCCGAGGCGCAGCGCCGGGTGCGCGACATCCTGGGATGCTTCCTCTTCAGCGGCGACGCGGTGGAGAAGAAAACCGGCGTACTCTCCGGCGGCGAAAAGTCAAGGGTGGCGCTCGCCAAGATTCTGCTTCAGGCCTCGAACCTGCTCATCATGGACGAGCCGACTAACCACCTCGACATGCGCTCGAAGGAGATGTTGATCGACTCGCTCGAAAACTACGACGGCACGCTCCTCATCGTCAGCCACGACCGCTACTTCCTCGATAGCCTGGTCAACAAGGTATTCGAGATCAAAAACGGCGGAGTGCAGGTCTACCTCGGCACCTACGCCGAATATCTCGAAAAGGCTGAAAAAGCTTGGGAAGAGGAGAAAAAACAGCAGGCCGAAGCCGCCGCAAAACAGGAAGCCGACCGCAAAGCCGCCGCCGCGAAACCGGTAGCGAAAAAACCCGCCGCGCCCAAAGCGAACCGGAAGAAAATCGAGGCAATCGAAAAGGAGATTCAGCGGCTTGAAGAGTCCAAAAAACAGCACGAAGCCATGATGGCTCAACCCACATTCTACGAGCAATCCGCCGAAGAAACGAGAAAAGCCACCGCCGAATACGAAGAGGTTTGCCGCGAGCTGGACGCGCTGTACGTTTGCTGGGAAGAAGAGGCGGGGTAGGGGAAATTATGAATTATGAATTATGAATTATGAATGTTGAATTATGAATTGAAGAGGGCAGGCGCGAGGGGCTGTCCCTTCGACATTTTCCTGTTCACTTCGTCCACCAAGTCCACAACATCCACCTAAATCGCGCCCCCGCTCACTTCCCCGCCATAACCCGCAGCCCCGCGACTCCGGCGATGATCAAGAAAATGCAGAACAGCCGCCCGAGATCGCGCGGTTCGTCGAAGAGCAGCATTCCGGCCACGGCAACACCCGCCGCGCCGATGCCGGTCCAGACGGCGTAGGCCGTGCCTACCGGCACGGTTTTCATCGCGATGGAGAGCAACCAGAAGCTGACAAGCATCGCCGCGATGGTCAGCGCCGACGGCACGGGCCGCGTGAACCCTTCGGAATACTTCAGCCCCACCGCCCAGGCGCATTCAAACAGCCCGGCCACAAACAGCATCACCCACGGCATAGTTCAAGACCTCCCGGCATGATCATTTTTTGAGAACCGATAATCAGACAATAGGACTTATGAGTCTCATGAGACGGATGGGACGAATGGGACAGAAAGGGACAGGACGATGCCACCCGAATCCCCTCGTCATTCCAGTCGAACGCCTGTTGCCCCCACATTATCCATTATCCATTATCCATTATCCATTATCCATTATCCATTATCCATTATCCATTATCCATTATCCATTATCCATTAAACTTTCACCCACCGCTTCTCGCGGTCGGAGTCGAGCCCGGCCTGCATCACTTTCTGGATGGCGAGGCCGTCGCGGAAGCTGGCGGCATCTTGCAGGATGACCGGGTCGCCGCTCTTCAGCGCTTTGACGATGCGGTGAGCCAGGAAGGCGAAACCGACGGCGAAGATGCCGTGCACGGCCAGCGAGGAGAGCTTGATTTTTGCCTGAAGTACCAGCTCGTCCCACGGCAGCATCGGCTCCAACTGCTTCCAGCGTGGCGCGTCGATGAGGCTGCGCCCGCCCTTGACCTCGCTGTTGACGATCTCCCAAAGGCGGCCCGCGCCGTCGAGCCGGATGGTTTTCAGGCTGCCGACCACTTCGAGCGAGAACCAGGTGTAGGAGCCGACCGTGGTGACGTGCATGAGCGACGACGCGCCGAGCGCCACCGACGATGGGCCAAACTTCATGAACATGGCGAAGCTGTCGTCCGAACTGACCGGCAGGCTCTTGCCCGGCGTCGAGGCGTCGGGGCGCTGCTGGATCGAGGTCGAGAGGTTGCAGCACACCTCGGAAATCTCGCCGACGAGAAAGCGATTCAGGTCGATCAGGTGCGAGCCAATTGCGCGGAGCGCGCCGCCGCCCTTCGAGGCGTCGCTCCACCACGACCACGGCAGGTCGATGCGGTTGCGTGAGGCGAGGTTCACCACGGCGCGCACTTCGTACACCTTGCCGATCTCGCCACTGTCGATCATCTGCTTCATGCTTCTGACCGAGGGGTGGAAGCGAAGCTGATGATCGATCAGGGAAAGCGATGACGACCTGGACGCAAGTGCGTTCATACGCTCTGCTTCGTCTACGGTCAGGGCGAAGGGTTTTTCGCAAAGTACGCCAACCCCTTTTTTGAGCACGCCCGTCACCATCGGTTCGTGCAGCCAGGTCGGCGTGGTGACGCACACCAGATCGAGCGGGCACTCGTCGAGCATCTCGCGCCAGTCGGCGTATCCCGCCGGAATGCCGAAGCGGTCGAGGAACTTCTGGCGTCGCCGCTCGGTCGGGCTGGCGACCGCCGCCAGTTCAACATCTTCCATCAGTGAAAAAGCCGGAGCCTGCGCCACCTGCGCCCATCCACTACCGATAAATCCTATTCGTATATGTTTTTTCATCGTGCTGTGCATAAAAAAAGGGTGACCGGCAGATCACCCTTGAAGGCCTGAAACCTTGCGGCCAACGTCAGTCAACCTTTTGAAGCTTGGCCTGACGGGCCTTTTCAATGTACTCCTTCTGGATGTCGCGCGAAACATTGTATGCCTTCGAGAGGCTATCGGAGCGCCAGAGGTGCGCGTCGAACGCCATGCAGATATTGCGGAGGAAAGGCACACCGATTTCGGTTACTTTGACGCTCTTCTCGCCGAGTTCCACGATGCCGTCGTTCTCCATGTCTTCGAGGCGGTAGCGGGCCACGTCGAGTTCTTCGGTGTAGAGCTTCGGGTCTTCCCAGGAAGTTTCCTGGCGACACATGAGATTCAGGATGTGGCGGCGGAGCACCAGATCCTCGTCGGAGAGCAGGTGGCCGCGCATGATCGGGAAACGGCCCTTGTTGACCTCCTCCATGTAGCGGTCGTCGGTGCGCTCGTTCTGCGCGAAAGCGTACCAGGTGTCGCTGATCGACGAAGCGCCGAGGGCAAGCATCATCTGGGTGGTGTTCTCGGTGTAGCCCATGAAGTTCCGGTGCAGGGTGCCGTTCTTCAACGCATCATAGAGCGCATCGCCCTCGATGGCGAAGTGGTCCATGCCGACTTCGTGGTAGCCGATCGATTCGAGCATCGCGCGACCCTTGTCGTAGAGTTCCTGCTTGATATCACCCACTGGCAGGTCTTCGACCTTGAAGCGGCGCTGTCCTTCGTAGAGGTGCGGGTTGTGGCCGTAGCCGTAGAAGGCGAGGCGGTCTGGACGGAGCTCCATCACCTTCTGGATCGTGTCGGTGACGGTGGCGAGGGTCTGCTTTGGCAGGCCGTAAACGAGGTCGAAGTTGACCGAGTTGAAGCCAATCTGGCGGGCCATGTCGATCTTCTCCTTCACCAGCTCGAAGGACTGGGGACGGTTGATCTCCTGCTGCACGGTGGGATCGAAGTCCTGGATGCCGAAGCTCATGCGGCGGAAACCGACGCTGTAGAGCGCTTCGAGGTGCTCCTTGGTGGTCGAGCGCGGATTGGTTTCGAAGCTGAAGATATAGTTGTCCATCCTGTTGACATCCTTGAACATGGTGTCAACCAGCCTGATGAGATTTTCAGGACTGAAGAAGGTCGGTGTACCGCCTCCGATATGCAGCTCCTTGACGTTGAGCTTGCCGGGGAAAACGTCGAGATACATCTGCCACTCCTTGATGAGCGCATCGATGTAGGGCTTCTCGAACGAGTGATCAGTGGTGCGATGAGCGTTGCAGCCGCAGAAGTAGCAGTAGTTCTCGCAAAACGGGATGTGGATATACATGCTGATACCCGTGGTCTCGTTGCTCTCGTTGAAGCCCTTGACCATAGCCTCTTTCCACTGCTCCTGAGTCACGCCATCCTCGCTCCACGAAGGGATGGTGGGATAGCTGGTGTAACGCGGGCCGGGATTGCTGTACTTCAAAGCCAGCTTTGCGACGACATCTGTTGTCATTGTATTCTTCCTTGGCAAGTGTTATTTTTTTGTTTGACTGGTGAAAATACAAAAACTCCTCGAATTTTTTAGTCCTCAAACTGCAACGGCCTTAACATTCGCAAGGCCGGATAACCTCTTTTTTTCATGACACCACCATCCTCAGACGCGCAGGCGCCGCTGGTCGGCATCCTGATGGGTTCCGATTCCGATTTCGACATCATGAAAGAGGCCGCCGCCGTCTTCGACGAGTTCGGCATTCCTTTTGAAATCTCGGTCATCTCGGCGCACCGCACGCCGGGCGACCTCGAAGCCTACGCCTCCTCCGCAGAAGAGCGCGGCCTGAAGTCGATCATCGCCGGAGCGGGCGGCGCGGCACACCTGCCGGGCGTCACTGCGGCCATGACTCCCCTGCCAGTCATCGGCGTACCGATCTACAGCAAGAAGCTCAGCGGCCAGGACTCGCTCTACGCCATCGTGCAGATGCCCGCCGGAATTCCGGTGGCCACCGTCGGCATCGACAACGCCCGCAACGCCGCGCTGCTCGCCGTGCAGATGCTCGCCATCGGCGATGCCGGTCTCATGGAGAAGCTCAAGGCGTTCCGCCTGCGCCTCGCTGAAGCCTCGCGCCAGAAGACCACGAAAATCCGTGAAAAGCTCCGTGCGAACGGCTGAATTCTGGATCGAGCGCCTCGGCCTCGAACCTCATCCCGAAGGGGGCTGGTACCGTGAAACCTACCGCAGCGAAGGTTCGTACGGTTTCGACGCCAGCAGCCCCTTCGGCTCTCCGCGCTCTTTCGCGACCTCGATCCACTACCTGCTCCAGCGCGGCGACCGCTCGCGGCTGCACCGCATCCACTCGGACGAGCAGTGGTACTTCCACGCCGGATCGCCCCTCGACGTGCACGCCTTTCCCGAATCCGGCGAGCCGTCACGCTTCACGCTCGGCGACGACCCCGACGCCGCCCAGACGCTGCACTCGTGGGTGCCAGCCGGGAGCTGGTTCGGCGCGTGCCTTTCAGAACAGTCCGCCGAGCCGGATTCCTACGCGCTGGTAAGCTGCGTCGTCGCGCCCGGCTTCGATTTCCGCGACTTCTCCTTCGTCGGCCGGCAGGAGCTGATCCAGGCATTCCCCGGCCATGCCCGGATCATCGAAAAACTGAGCTGAACAGCTCAGTTTTCCGCAACGCTTCGGCAACGGCGACAGTGAGATTCACCTCATTTTTATTACCTTCCACAGGTTACGCCCGATGAGAGCATCTTTGCCGTAACTGACCTGACTGACTGATATCTTCGCCAGAAGTTGTGAACTAAACATGAGAATTTGACAGAGATGAAAAAAAGGGTCGTGATCGTCGGCGGCGGCTTTACCGGTCTGAACGCCGCAAGAATCCTCAGTAACAGAAAAGATGTCGAAGTCACGCTCATCGACCGGAAAAACTATCACCTTTTCCAGCCGTTGCTCTACCAGGTCGCCATGGCCGCGCTCGGCGAGGGGGACATTGCCACGCCACTGCGCAACATGCTGGCCGGGCAGGACAACGTGACGGTCTTCAAGGGCGCGGTCTCCAACGTCGATCTCGACGCGAGAAAAGTCATGACTGACTTCGGCGATATCGAGTACGACTATCTCGTGCTCGCCTGCGGAGCGCAGCACCACTACTTCGGCAACAACCAGTGGGAGGAGTTCGCCCCCGGCCTGAAAAACCTCGCCCAGGCATCGGAAATTCGCCGCCGGGTGATGGAGGCCTACGAAGCCGCCGAGCGCACCAGCGATCCAAAAGAGCGCAAGAAGCAGCTCACCTTCGTCATCGTCGGCGGCGGCCCGACCGGCGTGGAACTTGCAGGTTCGATCGGCGAGATGAGCCGTTATACGCTCTCGAAATTCTACCGCCACATCGACCCGAAGCTGACCCGCATCTTCATCGTCGAAGCCGCCGAGCGCATTCTCGGCACCTTCTCGCCAGAACTGTCGAGCAAGGCGACCCGCGAACTCGAAAAGCTCGGCGTGCAGGTCTGGACGTCGAGCATGGTGAGCGACGTGGACGCCGACGGCGTGCAGATCGGGCGCGAACGCATCGAGGCCGCCACGGTGCTCTGGGCGGCAGGCGTCAAAGCGTCGGAGATCGGCGCGAACATGGGGGTCGAAACCGACCGCAGCGGGCGCATCATCGTCGAGCAGGATCTGAGCTTGCCCGGCCATGCAGAGGTGTTCGTCGGCGGCGACCAGGCGTGCTTCATCCTCAAGAACGGCTCGACCCTGCCGGGCATGGCTCCGGCGGCGATGCAGGAGGGCAACGCCATCGGACGAACGATCCTCGATGACCTCAATGGCAAGCCGCGCAAGCCGTTCAAATATCGCGACAAGGGGCAGATGGCCACCATCGGGCGTAACCGGGCGATTGTCGAGATCGGCAACCTGAAGTTCAGCGGCACGCTGGCCTGGTTCACCTGGCTGCTCGTGCATATCTATTATCTCTCGACCTTCAAGCACCGGGTTTTCGTGCTGATGCAGTGGGGCTGGTCATACTTCACCTTCGGCCACGGCGCGCGGCTGATCGTCAACAAGGACTGGCGCTTCTACCCGGAGCGGAAAACCGCGCCTTGCGATGAGCGCGACTCCTGAGCACGGATCGGAGACAAGCGGAGAGATGCAAAAAAAGCGGCGTTTCTCCGTCACGATGGCGCTCGACGCGCTTCTTTCCGTCACATTTCTCGTGCTCGCCGCGTATATTGGCTTCTATGCCCGGAGTATCGATGGCGACAATGGCCGCGACCTCTTCTGGTTTTCGATGCTCCTCGGCGCATACGGCATCTGGCGCGGAATCCGGAGCATGATTCGCCATCGCCGCCGCGAAGAGGACGAGGCGCACTGACTGTTTGCAGTAAACATTTTCTCTATCAAACTATTACGATGAACACTCCTGCAATAAATCTCGAAACTGAAAAGCAGCTTTTCTTCCACAACTACGCAAGGCTGCCACTCGACATCGCTTACGGCAAAGGCTCGTTCCTCTACACGGCCAGCGACGAGCGCTATCTCGACATGATCGCCGGAATCGGCGTCAACGCCATCGGTTACGGCGACAAGCGCCTCGAACACGCCATCACCGAACAGGCCGCCAAATACATCCACGTCTCGAACCTCTTCATGCAGAAGCCGCAGTTCGATCTGGCGGCGAAGCTGCTCGAAATTTCGGGGCTGTCGAAGGTCTTCTTTTGCAACAGCGGCACCGAGGCAATCGAGGCGGCCATCAAGCTCGCCAGAAGATTCGCCTCGCGTGACGGCGACGCCAGCAAAACCCAGGTGCTCTCGCTGACCAACTGCTTCCACGGCAGAACCTACGGCGCGCTCTCGCTGACCGCCAAACCGAAGTACGTCGGCGGCTTCGAGCCGCTCGTGCCCGAAACCGGCATGATCGACTTCAACGACGTGGAGGATCTGGAACGCAAGGTCTCCAGCCGCACGGCGGCGGTGTTCGTCGAGTTCGTGCAGGGCGAGGGAGGCATCCACAAGGTGAGCGAGGCGTTCATCGCGAAGCTGAAAGAGCTGGCGGCGAAGCACGATTTCCTCATCGTGGCCGATGAAATCCAGGCCGGTTGCGGACGCACGGGCGCGTTCTTCAGCTACATGCCCTTTGACGTGCAGCCCGACCTCGTCTGCTCGGCCAAGCCGCTCGGCGGTGGACTGCCGCTCGGCGCGATCATCGGCTCGGAGAAGGTCGCCGAGGTGTTCACCCCCGGCAGCCACGGCACCACCTTCGGCGGCAACCCGGTCGCCTGCGCGGCGGGTCTCGCCATGATCGAGGCGATCCACGCGGACGGCCTGATGCAGAACGCCCTTGAAATCGGCGCGATGATGCGTGCGGCATTCGAGAAGATGGCTGAAAAGCACGCGCAGATTCTCGAAATCCGCCAGTACGGCCTGATGGTCGGCGTCACGGTGCACCGCGAAGCGAAGTATTACGTCGAGGAGGCGCTGAAGAGGGGCGTCCTCGTCAACGCCACCAGCAACAATGTCATCAGGCTTCTTCCGCCGCTCTCGATCAGCAGGGAGGAGGCGCAACTCTGTCTCGATACGCTCGATGCCATCTTCACCGAAGAAGCAAAAGCGGAAGCCTGAGCCAGCGGCCAAGCAGCCGCCAGCAGCCGCAAAACCGGAGCCAGCCACGATGCCGCTCGGCGCGATGAACTACCTCTTCATCGCGCTCGGCGCAGCCGTCCTCGCCCTGAGCTACGCCGCGATGTACATCGAAAAATCAGTAGACGGATTCTTCGCCCTCGACATCGCGCCGTTCACGCTTGTAGGCGCATATGCGTGGATTCTCTTCGCGATTTTCTACCGGCCTAAGAAGAAATAAAGCCGATCACTCCTCTACTCGAATAACGAGCATTCGTCATCGCGAGTCCCGACCTGTCGGGACAAAAACATGACTTGCTTTTGCTTGTGATCCGTTACAAATTATTTACATTCGTATAATGTGTTAGCTGAAGTGCAAGGTAGTTTCACCTTTTCCTCTACTGAAAATGCATCACGCAAGCAACGCCATACGAAGAAGTCCTCTCGAACGCAACGGGGCAATGGTTTACAGCAAATTAAAAAACCATCCAATGCTTTGTAACGAGAACAATGCGCCGGGCAATAACACGCTACGTTGTAGCGTTTATTCATCCAATACAGGATGTAAGGTGCAATAGAGTAGCGCAGATAAAAAAGTTGTGTGCAATGAAAACAAAACTGAGCGTAGCCGATTGAATTTAAGAAAAGAAATAGATATGGATGATATTTTTTCTGATTCACTTCCTTTAACAGATGAGCTTTCACTAAATAATATGCAAGAACTTACAAGTCAAATCAAGATAGACAGTGATGAAGAGAAAGTTCTTTGTTATTATATTGATGCAAAGACAAGAAAAGAACATTTACTAGCAGAAATTAACATCCAAACAAACATTTCTATAATTTATCCTACCAATACAATAGAAGGCTCAACGTATTACTTAGAGCCAAAATATGAAGTTCGAGAGTTCGTATTTGAGGGATATAAGGTTAAAGTTGATAAAACAGATTCCTACGAAGATGCTATGTATGGTCTTCCTAATGGTTTTACAAAAACATTAAAATTTGGACTTGGACTTGAAAAAAAGTATAAAGTAATTATTGTTACTTTATTTGAATATTTTAAAGAATGTGAGAGAATTATTCTATCAAAAACAAGAGAGACTGGAATAGAAAATACGGAAATCATCATAAATGATACAGATTTCGATAAGATTCGTAGGGGAATTGACCGAAATCAAGATTTGTTTCAAAAAGAAGCAATGTTAGCGAAAGAATCA
This genomic window from Chlorobaculum limnaeum contains:
- a CDS encoding ABC-F family ATP-binding cassette domain-containing protein, which gives rise to MLEARNLSLSAGTKVLLRDTSFRIGDKDRASLVGLNGTGKSTLLRLLSGQLKEDGPLSDGHIMKSSTTTIGYLPQEISFEGDLDKTALQYALEANKTLHELSEKISRLEHELSLPDQDHAGEEYHKLIERFSDASHDFERLGGYRMQSDAEKILSGLGFSGADFYKKVKEFSGGWQMRLLIARLLLQNPTLLLLDEPTNHLDIDSLRWLEQYLLNYEHSYLIVSHDRFFLDKLTTKTLEIAFQEITEYKGNYSYYEKEKAERYTLMMSRYENDLKKMADLKSFVDRFRYKATKARQAQSRLRQMQKLEEELQAPEEDLSQISFSFPKARPSGREVLRLEGVSKSFTLPDGSIKNVLRDIDLEIMRGDRIAIVGSNGAGKTTFCRILADEIDFEGNRQTGHHVSMNYFAQHQTDNLSPEKSVLQEMMDAAPTSEAQRRVRDILGCFLFSGDAVEKKTGVLSGGEKSRVALAKILLQASNLLIMDEPTNHLDMRSKEMLIDSLENYDGTLLIVSHDRYFLDSLVNKVFEIKNGGVQVYLGTYAEYLEKAEKAWEEEKKQQAEAAAKQEADRKAAAAKPVAKKPAAPKANRKKIEAIEKEIQRLEESKKQHEAMMAQPTFYEQSAEETRKATAEYEEVCRELDALYVCWEEEAG
- a CDS encoding DMT family transporter → MPWVMLFVAGLFECAWAVGLKYSEGFTRPVPSALTIAAMLVSFWLLSIAMKTVPVGTAYAVWTGIGAAGVAVAGMLLFDEPRDLGRLFCIFLIIAGVAGLRVMAGK
- a CDS encoding Gfo/Idh/MocA family protein; the encoded protein is MKKHIRIGFIGSGWAQVAQAPAFSLMEDVELAAVASPTERRRQKFLDRFGIPAGYADWREMLDECPLDLVCVTTPTWLHEPMVTGVLKKGVGVLCEKPFALTVDEAERMNALASRSSSLSLIDHQLRFHPSVRSMKQMIDSGEIGKVYEVRAVVNLASRNRIDLPWSWWSDASKGGGALRAIGSHLIDLNRFLVGEISEVCCNLSTSIQQRPDASTPGKSLPVSSDDSFAMFMKFGPSSVALGASSLMHVTTVGSYTWFSLEVVGSLKTIRLDGAGRLWEIVNSEVKGGRSLIDAPRWKQLEPMLPWDELVLQAKIKLSSLAVHGIFAVGFAFLAHRIVKALKSGDPVILQDAASFRDGLAIQKVMQAGLDSDREKRWVKV
- the hemN gene encoding oxygen-independent coproporphyrinogen III oxidase gives rise to the protein MTTDVVAKLALKYSNPGPRYTSYPTIPSWSEDGVTQEQWKEAMVKGFNESNETTGISMYIHIPFCENYCYFCGCNAHRTTDHSFEKPYIDALIKEWQMYLDVFPGKLNVKELHIGGGTPTFFSPENLIRLVDTMFKDVNRMDNYIFSFETNPRSTTKEHLEALYSVGFRRMSFGIQDFDPTVQQEINRPQSFELVKEKIDMARQIGFNSVNFDLVYGLPKQTLATVTDTIQKVMELRPDRLAFYGYGHNPHLYEGQRRFKVEDLPVGDIKQELYDKGRAMLESIGYHEVGMDHFAIEGDALYDALKNGTLHRNFMGYTENTTQMMLALGASSISDTWYAFAQNERTDDRYMEEVNKGRFPIMRGHLLSDEDLVLRRHILNLMCRQETSWEDPKLYTEELDVARYRLEDMENDGIVELGEKSVKVTEIGVPFLRNICMAFDAHLWRSDSLSKAYNVSRDIQKEYIEKARQAKLQKVD
- the purE gene encoding 5-(carboxyamino)imidazole ribonucleotide mutase, coding for MTPPSSDAQAPLVGILMGSDSDFDIMKEAAAVFDEFGIPFEISVISAHRTPGDLEAYASSAEERGLKSIIAGAGGAAHLPGVTAAMTPLPVIGVPIYSKKLSGQDSLYAIVQMPAGIPVATVGIDNARNAALLAVQMLAIGDAGLMEKLKAFRLRLAEASRQKTTKIREKLRANG
- a CDS encoding cupin domain-containing protein — encoded protein: MRTAEFWIERLGLEPHPEGGWYRETYRSEGSYGFDASSPFGSPRSFATSIHYLLQRGDRSRLHRIHSDEQWYFHAGSPLDVHAFPESGEPSRFTLGDDPDAAQTLHSWVPAGSWFGACLSEQSAEPDSYALVSCVVAPGFDFRDFSFVGRQELIQAFPGHARIIEKLS
- a CDS encoding NAD(P)/FAD-dependent oxidoreductase encodes the protein MKKRVVIVGGGFTGLNAARILSNRKDVEVTLIDRKNYHLFQPLLYQVAMAALGEGDIATPLRNMLAGQDNVTVFKGAVSNVDLDARKVMTDFGDIEYDYLVLACGAQHHYFGNNQWEEFAPGLKNLAQASEIRRRVMEAYEAAERTSDPKERKKQLTFVIVGGGPTGVELAGSIGEMSRYTLSKFYRHIDPKLTRIFIVEAAERILGTFSPELSSKATRELEKLGVQVWTSSMVSDVDADGVQIGRERIEAATVLWAAGVKASEIGANMGVETDRSGRIIVEQDLSLPGHAEVFVGGDQACFILKNGSTLPGMAPAAMQEGNAIGRTILDDLNGKPRKPFKYRDKGQMATIGRNRAIVEIGNLKFSGTLAWFTWLLVHIYYLSTFKHRVFVLMQWGWSYFTFGHGARLIVNKDWRFYPERKTAPCDERDS
- a CDS encoding aspartate aminotransferase family protein, yielding MNTPAINLETEKQLFFHNYARLPLDIAYGKGSFLYTASDERYLDMIAGIGVNAIGYGDKRLEHAITEQAAKYIHVSNLFMQKPQFDLAAKLLEISGLSKVFFCNSGTEAIEAAIKLARRFASRDGDASKTQVLSLTNCFHGRTYGALSLTAKPKYVGGFEPLVPETGMIDFNDVEDLERKVSSRTAAVFVEFVQGEGGIHKVSEAFIAKLKELAAKHDFLIVADEIQAGCGRTGAFFSYMPFDVQPDLVCSAKPLGGGLPLGAIIGSEKVAEVFTPGSHGTTFGGNPVACAAGLAMIEAIHADGLMQNALEIGAMMRAAFEKMAEKHAQILEIRQYGLMVGVTVHREAKYYVEEALKRGVLVNATSNNVIRLLPPLSISREEAQLCLDTLDAIFTEEAKAEA